The following proteins come from a genomic window of Solwaraspora sp. WMMA2065:
- a CDS encoding PspC domain-containing protein, which produces MSRKLVRPRDGRMIAGVCAGLGQRFGISAGMVRLIFLLSLLLPGTQVIIYLALWIVMPNEDRNLATSY; this is translated from the coding sequence ATGAGCCGCAAACTGGTACGTCCCCGCGACGGACGGATGATCGCCGGCGTCTGCGCCGGGCTCGGCCAACGATTCGGCATCTCAGCGGGAATGGTGCGGTTGATCTTCCTGCTCTCGCTACTGCTGCCCGGCACCCAGGTGATCATTTACCTGGCGTTGTGGATCGTGATGCCGAACGAGGACCGTAACCTCGCCACGTCGTACTGA